The following coding sequences are from one Treponema parvum window:
- a CDS encoding NYN domain-containing protein, translating to MIDIEGQKKIAVLIDADNTPYNKLAAILQEIAVHGHIITKRAYGDFSSAHLKHWKDVLNENAILPIQQFSYTKGKNSSDSAMIIDAMDLLYTEKYDAFVLVSSDSDFTKLASRLRESQEFVFGVGQKKTPVSFIKACDDFIYIENLTEEPETATETPVSRQEENLQKRASQAETAKQDAKNRTNRMSDRQFRQIYRLLSNAYEKYADDNGWANVSAAGSLFKRMDPGFDTRDFGFRKLSDLIEYLKDDFEITKVAGANNRGMTILYRPKTV from the coding sequence ATGATAGATATCGAAGGGCAAAAAAAAATCGCCGTGCTTATTGACGCGGACAACACTCCTTACAACAAACTCGCCGCAATTCTTCAAGAAATAGCCGTGCACGGACACATAATAACCAAGCGGGCCTATGGAGATTTTTCTTCTGCGCACTTAAAACACTGGAAAGACGTTTTAAATGAAAACGCGATCCTGCCGATACAGCAATTTTCTTATACAAAAGGAAAAAATTCTTCCGATTCGGCAATGATAATAGACGCAATGGACTTGCTCTATACCGAAAAATACGACGCATTCGTTCTTGTGTCTTCCGACAGCGATTTTACAAAGCTCGCTTCAAGGCTTCGGGAATCGCAGGAATTCGTATTCGGAGTAGGACAAAAAAAGACTCCCGTATCTTTTATAAAGGCCTGCGACGACTTTATATACATAGAAAACCTTACCGAAGAACCTGAAACGGCGACGGAAACGCCTGTAAGCCGCCAAGAAGAAAACCTCCAGAAAAGAGCCTCTCAAGCGGAGACAGCCAAGCAGGACGCCAAAAACAGGACGAACAGGATGTCCGACCGTCAGTTTCGGCAAATCTACAGACTTTTAAGCAATGCGTATGAAAAATATGCCGACGATAACGGCTGGGCGAACGTATCCGCCGCAGGCTCTCTTTTTAAACGCATGGATCCCGGGTTTGACACGCGCGACTTCGGCTTTAGAAAACTTTCGGACCTGATTGAATATCTTAAAGATGATTTTGAAATAACAAAGGTGGCAGGCGCAAATAACCGCGGAATGACGATACTTTACCGCCCTAAAACAGTGTAA